One Poecilia reticulata strain Guanapo linkage group LG4, Guppy_female_1.0+MT, whole genome shotgun sequence genomic window carries:
- the LOC103463661 gene encoding elongation factor 2, giving the protein MVNFTVDQIRAIMDKKANIRNMSVIAHVDHGKSTLTDSLVSKAGIIASARAGETRFTDTRKDEQERCITIKSTAISLYYELSENDLAFIKQSRDGSGFLINLIDSPGHVDFSSEVTAALRVTDGALVVVDCVSGVCVQTETVLRQAIGERIKPVLMMNKMDRALLELQLEPEDLYQTFQRIVESVNVIISTYGEDENGPMGNIMVDPVIGTVGFGSGLHGWAFTLKQFAEMYAAKFAAKGNTQMTAQERCKKVEDMMKKLWGDRYYDTENGKFVKSSITGDGKRCSRTFCALVLDPIFKVFDAIMNFKKEETAKLIQKMDIKLDAEDKDKEGKPLLKAVMRRWLPAGEALLQMITIHLPSPVTAQKYRCELLYEGPGDDEAAMGIKNCDPKAPLMMYISKMVPTSDKGRFYAFGRVFSGSVSTGLKVRIMGPNFVPGKKEDLYLKPIQRTILMMGRYVEPIEDVPCGNIVGLVGVDQYLVKTGTITTYEQAHNMRVMKFSVSPVVRVAVEAKNPADLPKLVEGLKRLSKSDPMVQCIIEESGEHIVAGAGELHLEICLKDLEEDHACIPLKKSDPVVSYRETVSEESEVMCLSKSPNKHNRLFMKARPFQEGLAEDIEKGDVTHRQDLKTRARYLADKYEWDVGEARKIWCFGPDGNGPNLLVDVTKGVQYLNEIKDSVVAGFQWAAKEGVLCEENMRAIRFDIHDVTLHTDAIHRGGGQIIPTARRALYACELTASPRLMEPVYLVEIQCPETAMGGIYGVLTRRRGHVFEESRVMGTPMYVIKAYLPVMESFGFTADLRSNTGGQAFPQCVFDHWQILPGNPLETTTKPGIVVLETRKRKGLKEGVPALDNYLDKL; this is encoded by the exons ATG GTGAACTTTACCGTAGACCAGATCCGTGCCATCATGGACAAAAAGGCTAACATTCGTAACATGTCCGTGATTGCACACGTTGACCATGGAAAGTCCACGCTGACGGATTCACTGGTGTCCAAAGCTGGCATCATTGCCTCAGCTCGTGCTGGAGAGACGCGTTTCACGGACACCCGCAAAGATGAACAGGAACGTTGCATTACCATCAAGTCTAC AGCCATCTCTTTGTACTACGAGCTGAGTGAAAACGACCTGGCCTTCATCAAGCAGAGCAGGGATGGTTCTGGATTCTTGATCAACCTGATCGACTCACCTGGCCATGTTGACTTCTCCTCTGAGGTGACAGCTGCCCTCCGTGTTACTGACGGAGCGCTCGTTGTCGTCGACTGCGTGTCAG gtgtgtgtgtgcagactgAGACTGTGCTTCGCCAGGCCATCGGTGAGCGAATTAAGCCAGTCCTGATGATGAACAAGATGGACCGTGCCTTGCTGGAGTTGCAGCTGGAGCCTGAAGACCTTTACCAAACTTTCCAGCGTATTGTTGAGTCAGTCAATGTAATCATTTCCACTTACGGAGAGGATGAAAATGGACCAATGGGAAACATAATG GTTGACCCAGTCATCGGTACTGTTGGCTTTGGTTCGGGTCTCCATGGTTGGGCTTTCACCCTGAAGCAGTTTGCTGAGATGTATGCAGCCAAGTTTGCTGCCAAAGGCAACACCCAGATGACAGCACAGGAGCGCTGCAAGAAGGTGGAGGACATGATGAAGAAGCTTTGGGGTGATAG GTACTACGACACGGAAAATGGCAAGTTTGTCAAGTCTTCTATTACTGGTGATGGCAAAAGGTGCTCCCGTACCTTCTGCGCTCTTGTCCTCGACCCCATCTTCAAG GTGTTTGATGCCATCATGAACTTCAAGAAAGAGGAGACTGCTAAGCTGATCCAGAAAATGGACATCAAGTTGGACGCTGAAGACAAGGACAAGGAGGGCAAGCCCCTCCTTAAGGCTGTGATGCGCCGCTGGTTGCCTGCTGGAGAAGCCCTTTTGCAGATGATCACCATCCACCTCCCCTCCCCCGTCACAGCCCAGAAGTACCGCTGTGAGCTGCTCTATGAAGGCCCTGGAGATGATGAAGCTGCTATGG GTATCAAGAACTGCGACCCCAAGGCTCCTCTTATGATGTACATCTCAAAGATGGTGCCCACCAGCGACAAGGGACGCTTCTATGCATTCGGTCGTGTCTTCTCTGGATCCGTTTCCACTGGACTCAAAGTGCGCATCATGGGACCAAACTTTGTTCCAGGAAAGAAGGAGGATCTCTATTTGAAGCCTATTCAGAG GACCATTTTGATGATGGGGCGCTACGTTGAGCCCATCGAAGATGTGCCTTGTGGTAACATTGTGGGTCTAGTTGGAGTGGACCAGTACCTCGTCAAAACCGGAACAATCACCACCTACGAGCAGGCGCACAACATGAGAGTGATGAAGTTCAGCGTAAGCCCTGTTGTGAGAGTTGCTGTAGAGGCCAAGAACCCTGCAGACCTGCCCAAGCTGGTGGAAGGTCTGAAGCGTCTGTCAAAGTCCGATCCTATGGTGCAGTGCATCATTGAGGAGTCTGGGGAGCACATTGTTGCTGGTGCTGGAGAACTGCATCTGGAGATCTGTCTGAAGGATTTGGAGGAAGATCATGCTTGCATTCCACTCAAG AAATCTGATCCAGTGGTGTCCTACAGAGAAACTGTAAGCGAGGAATCAGAGGTGATGTGCTTGTCCAAGTCACCAAACAAGCACAACCGTCTGTTCATGAAGGCCCGTCCCTTCCAAGAGGGCCTGGCAGAGGACATCGAGAAGGGTGACGTCACGCACCGCCAGGACCTCAAGACACGCGCCCGTTACCTCGCTGACAAGTACGAGTGGGATGTCGGTGAAGCCAGAAAGATCTGGTGCTTTGGACCCGATGGAAATGGGCCCAACCTGCTGGTGGATGTCACCAAAGGAGTTCAGTACCTTAATGAGATCAAGGATAGCGTTGTGGCTGGTTTCCAGTGGGCTGCCAAGGAG GGAGTTCTCTGTGAAGAGAACATGCGCGCCATTCGCTTCGACATCCATGATGTGACCCTGCACACAGATGCAATTCACCGTGGAGGTGGTCAGATCATCCCCACCGCCCGCAGAGCTCTGTATGCCTGTGAGCTTACAGCAAGTCCCAGACTCATGGAGCCAGTCTACCTGGTGGAGATCCAG tgCCCTGAAACCGCAATGGGTGGAATCTATGGTGTGCTGACCAGGAGACGTGGTCATGTGTTTGAGGAGTCCAGGGTAATGGGAACACCTATGTACGTCATCAAGGCCTACCTGCCAGTCATGGAGTCATTTG gctTCACAGCAGACCTTCGTTCCAACACCGGTGGCCAGGCCTTCCCACAGTGCGTGTTTGACCATTGGCAGATCCTTCCTGGAAACCCGTTGGAGACCACAACCAAGCCTGGCATTGTTGTCCTCGAGACACGCAAACGCAAGGGTCTCAAAGAAGGCGTCCCAGCATTGGACAACTACCTGGACAAATTGTAA
- the hmg20b gene encoding SWI/SNF-related matrix-associated actin-dependent regulator of chromatin subfamily E member 1-related, with amino-acid sequence MMGGIKQEQSDASQQPKASHTLDQQEEPKKRGWPKGKKRKKVLPNGPKAPVTGYVRFLNERREVMRARYPDLPFPEITKRLGAEWTRLAQNDKQRYLDEAEREKMQYAQELKEYQQTEAFHITSAKIHDKKIKKEDSPSVVVSSSSGSSLTKAADLSSRFDIPIFTEEFLDQNKAREAELRRLRKTNIEFEEQNAVLQRHINDMNTAKERLEAELGQDEKRTQALHQHLLAIKHTLVNSLSTVPLPGTGEMASLGNLDSYLSRLSGVLEGNPQKHRALLSQLHEVFSHLDSEKL; translated from the exons ATGATGGGGGGAATTAAACAAGAGCAGAGTGATGCATCTCAGCAGCCCAAAGCTTCTCACACACTGGACCAACAAGAGGAG ccaaAGAAACGTGGTTGgccaaaaggaaagaaaagaaagaaggttCTACCTAATGGTCCTAAGGCTCCCGTAACTGGATATGTTCGCTTCCTAAATGAGCGACGAGAAGTTATGAGAGCCCGATATCCCGACTTGCCTTTTCCAGAGATCACAAAGAGACTCGGAGCAGAGTGGACACGATTAGCCCAAAATGACAAACAG CGCTACCTTGACGAGGCGGAGCGAGAGAAGATGCAGTATGCCCAGGAGCTGAAGGAATACCAGCAGACTGAGGCCTTCCACATCACCAGTGCCAAGATACATGACAAGAAGATTAAAAAAG aagaCAGTCCATCAGTTGTTGTCAGTTCCAGTTCAGGATCGTCTTTAACAAAG gctGCTGACCTCTCAAGCAGATTCGACATTCCAATTTTCACAGAAGAGTTTCTTGATCAAAATAAAG CTCGGGAAGCTGAGTTGCGGCGGCTTCGGAAGACAAACATCGAGTTCGAAGAGCAGAACGCTGTGCTGCAGCGTCACATCAACGACATGAACACTGCCAAAGAACGCCTGGAGGCTGAACTAGGGCAGGATGAGAAGCGTACTCAGGCTCTTCACCAACACCTGCTGGCCATTAAACACACACTGGTCAACAGTCTGTCAACAGTCCCTCTGCCAG GCACAGGGGAGATGGCGTCTCTTGGTAATCTCGACTCATACCTGAGTCGACTCAGTGGAGTCCTGGAGGGGAATCCTCAGAAACACCGCGCCCTGCTCAGCCAACTTCACGAGGTCTTTTCTCATCTCGACAG CGAGAAGTTATGA